CGCTGAGCGCACCATCCGCGACTGCCACGCCGCCCATCTCGGTCCGGCGCTGGTTCGCCAGGCGATACGCGACGGCCGGCGCACAGGCTTCTTGCGAGCGAGCCGAGCCGACTCGCTCGAAAGGGAGTTGCTGGGGGGAGTCCGGAACACTGAGGATTCGTGAAGAAGCCCGTCAGGCCCCCGGTGTCGGAAAGGACGCTGACAAAGTACGTCATCGCCTACGCACGGGAGACGGGAGCGGACGTTGCCCGTGTAAGGCGGGGGATCTCGTTCATGGCGATCGCCGGAGCCCTGCGCCAGACTCCCCGCGACAGCGGAGACGCGCCGGCTTTCGTCCTAAAGGGTGGAGTCGCGCTCGAGTTGCGCCTTCGCGACAGGGCTCGGGCAACGAAGGATCTCGACGTCATCCTGAATCGGCACCAGGGCGAGCTGCTGGAAGAGCTGGAAGACTCCCTCGCCAGATCGTATGAAGGCTTCACCTTCCGCCGGAAGGGGGAAGAGCTCCGGATGAAGAACGGTGCTGTGCGCGTGAAGGTCCAGGTTTCGTTCCACGGTCGCGAGTGGGGTACCTTGGAGGTGGACGTCGCGCGCAACGAAGGCGAGACCGAGGTGGACCTCCTGCCAGGGCTCCCCTTGCTCGACGACTTCGGGATCACGGGACCCGAGGAAGTGGAATGCTTGTCTCTCCGGCACCACATCGCCCAGAAATTCCATGCGATGAGCAAGCCGGCACCCGCGGGGAGGAGAAACGACCGGTTCCGCGATCTTGTTGACCTCCTGCTGATGCGGGCGCTGGTAACGAACTACGCGGCCTTGAGAGAAGCGTGCGAAGAGGTGTTCGCGCGCCGCGCGACCCATGAGTGGCCTCCCGTGATCGTGCCCCCTGCGGAGTGGCGAGAACCCTTCGCGCGTATGGCGGCGGAGAACGAGCTGCCGATTCGCGATTTCGACGCCGCCGTCGTGGAGATCCGGAGGTTCGTGGAAGAGGTGAGTTCGGCAACAGCGGAGTAGCGAGCGTGACCCCGTGGAGCCGTTTGGTACGTTTATGGGCAACCCGGCCGCACACCTTCAAAAGAGCTGGATCTGGAACCGGATCAAACGCCCGGGCTGCGGCAGGCCACACTGATCGTACCGGGTCGCATCGCCCACGTTGTCCGCCGCGACGCGCGCTTCCAGGCGCCGGAGCCAGGAAGTTGCGCGCAGTGCCCACGTCTTGGAGAGTGAAAGGTTGATCTGCGTGCCCGCATTCAGCCGTGCATCGTCGCCGGTGCCGGGGTGGATGCAGAACTGGTCGCCGGTGTAGTCGGCCTCCGCCGTGGCGCGGAGACCGAGCGCGAGCGGAAAGCGCGCCTCCGCGTGGCCAAAGAGCTCGGGAAGGTTTTCCGGCCGGTGCGTCGCCCCCGCCGCGGTATCCGTCAGGTCGACGGACTGGATCGTCAGATCGCCCGCGAGCGCGACGGAGCCGAGCTGCTGCGTCGCCAGCAGCTCCACGCCCTGGCTGGTGAGCCGGTTGCGGTTCACGCGCAGGAACTTGCGGTCGGGGAGGGTGATGCGGACCACCGCATCGTCGAGCTGGTGGCGGAACACCACCGCCTGGATCTCTCCCGCGCCGATCCGCGTCGTCACTCCGGACTCCAGCGCGACGAGCTTCTCGGGCCGGAGGTTCGGGTTGGGCTGGAAGCGGTTGAGGGCGCCGGAGTAGAGCTCCCGGAGCGAGGGGAAGCGGCCGCGGCGGCTGGCGCCCGCGTGCAGGAGGGTGTTCCCGCGGTTCAGCGCCGCGCTGAGGCCGATCCGCGCCCCCCACTCCTCGAGACGGTCCTGGCGCGGCTCGCGTCCCCCCGACTCCGGTGTCTCCGCGACGTCAAAGGCGCCGCCGACGCTCAGCCGCAAGCTGTGCGGGGTGCTGGCGGAGCCCACCAGCCGCCACTGGTTCTCCCCTCCGATGCTCAGCAGGCGCTGCCGGTAGCGCGCCTCCTCGCCGGGAAGGAGCTCGTCGTGGCGGACTTCGACGAGCGTGAAGGCGCCGCGCAGCTCGCCGCGCGACCCCACCGATTGGCCGGCGAGCAGCCGCAGCGTGAGCGTTCGATCCTTTCCGTCCTCGAAGCCGTTGGGCTCGCCGTACTCCCGCGACGGGTACGCGTCGATGTCCGTGCGCCCGGCGTCCACACCGATGCTCATCTCCACGTCGCCGAAGCCGCCGAGCGGGGAGGCGCGATTCCCCGTACCGGCCGACGCGACGGCGAGCGACCGGGAGACGCGCGGGTAGCGCCAGAACCGTGCATCCTCCACCCCCAGCTCCGCCGCGATCCCGCGCTCCGCCCGGAGAGCCGACCCGGAGAACGCCATCCACGCACCACCATCCCCCTGGTAGCGGACGCTGAGGAAGCCGTTCCGATCGCGCACGTCGGTGTTCAGCCGCAGCCCATCGGTGGGCACGGGCTCGACGACGCCTCGCGCGAGCGGCTGTCCCGGCGAATCCCGGAACGCGCCGCCCGCCCGAAGCAGCCACGCGCCACCCCGCGCGGTGCCCGGCAGGCTCACCGCCGCCGACCCGCCGTATCCGCCGACGTGGTCGATGCCGGACGCCACCCGCAGAGAAGGGCTCCCTGGCTGCAGCGACGACCTGCCCACGTCTACCTCGACAACCCCCCCGAGCACGTTGGAACCGTAGAGCATTGACGAGAGCCCGCGGACGAAGCTGATCTCCTGCACGCTGGCCGCGGGAAGCACCGAAACGTCAGTCCGCGCATCCCACGCGAGGTTCAGCGGCACTCCGTCCACCAAGACCGCGACCTGCCGTGACTCCGAGCCGCGAGCCGAGATCTCCGCTTCGCCGCGCGAGTTCGTCCGCACGTGCAGCATCGGGATCTCCCGGAACATCTCCGCGACCGTCGGCGCCACGGGCAGCGCCAGCGAATCGACACGCACCTCGATCGCGCTCGATCCACCCACCGTCGTGACGGGACGGGTCGCGACCACGCGGATCTCCGGAACGCGGTGGACGGCGGAGTCGCGGCGCGCGGCATCGCCCGACTGCGCCCACGCATCGGCGACAGTCATGCTGGCGAGGCAGGCGAGTCCCACGAACCTCATTGCCCGTGCTCGCGAATGCGCAGCGAAAAGGCGGGATCTTCGGCGTGCTTGAGGGCGCGCTCGTTGATGTGGAAGCGCTCGCGGGCCTGCGCGAAGGGAAGGTCGGTGTCGATCAGCCCCAGGTCGTAGGCCAGCGCGTCGGAGTAGCCGGGGAGGAGGGTGCGCGGGCTCCACGGCACCCGGCGCGGCGCGATGCGGTTGACGTGGCGAACCAGGTTGCTGGTGCAGTTGCTGGTGAGGGTGTTGTAGAACTCGGGGCGCTCGCGCAGCTCGGTGGCGCGCCGCAGCACGTCCTCCAGCATCGCGCGCACCTGCGCCGGGGTGGCGCGGACGGGGTAGAGGTACACCTGGTCGCGGCGGTGGCTGGTGCGCACCGTCACCACGTCGCGCTCGTCGGCCAGCACGTAGATCAGCTCATACCGCTTCAGCAGCCCCTTCAGCGGCGAGAACGTCTCCCCCTTTTCCTTGCGGATCTCCACCGACGCGGCCAGGAACTGCCCGTCGTCGAAGCCGAACGACACAAAGGTGTGCGCCGGCCCGCGCCAGTCGTCCTCGAACGGCTCCACCGCGTACCACGCCGTGCGCAGCCGCCGCAGGTCGTACGCGCGGTCCTCCCACGCCACGGTGTAATCGCTCTCCGTCCGGTAGCGCGCGTTGCGGACGTTGTGGACGACCACCGAGTCGCCCTTCAGCTCGGCCCACGCCAGGCGCGCGTTGTCTGGCGTCCAGTCGCGCGTGTTGGAGGGCCGCACCCGGCTCCACGCCGCCAGCGCGACGACGAGTATGGCGGCCGCGATCGCCCAGCGGGCGGATGGAAGGTGCATGCGGAAAAGGACTTGGCGATGGGTGAACCCCGGTCGCATACAACTTCACGCACCGGAGCCTCTTGTCCCCGACGTGCGCACACCCCGTTATACGGCAGCGCACCCAGTGGCGGTGGTACAGAATGGATGCCATGTGCAACAACTCGCAACCGTCACGGGACGATCCACCCAGGTACCATCACGCGGCGCTTACAGTCATCAAACAGGTTCAGTGGGCGGCGGCCACTCCTGGAGCCGCCTCAGCCCGGCGGGTCGTGACCGTCGTGCCGACCACGAGCGCTGCGATCACCAGCATACCGGTCCCGGCCAGGAAGGCCGTCGCGTAGCCATGAGTCACGGCCTCATTCGCCCGCGCCACGATGGCGGCATCAGTGCCGCGCTCCTGAAGGATCCGAGCGGCGCCAGAGAGGCGGCTGTTTGCCGCGAGGTTGGAAATCGTCCCAAGGACAGCCACTCCCAGCGCGGCGCCGATCTGCTGGGCCGTGTTGAGCATGGCCGCGGCCACGCCCGCCCGCTCCGCCTCGACCCGGTGTACCGAGGTGAGCGTAAGTGGCATGAATCCCATTCCGAGCCCGAAGTACGTCAGAAAGAGCCCCGGTAGCACGTGACCGCCGTACGAGGAACCCGGAGTGAGCCGCGAGAGCCACAGCATCGCGCCCGCCGCGATCAGCAGCCCCGGCACCGACACGGCCCGAGGGGCCAGGCGCTCCAGCAGCTTCGAGCTGATCCCGGCGGCCAGCACGATCCCGACGCTTACCGGGAGCGAGGCCAGCCCTGCCATCACCGGGCTGAAATTCAGGATCTCCTGGATGAACTGCGTCATGAGGTAGAACGTCGCCATCAGCCCGCCACCGATGAAGAGAACCGTGGTGTACGACCCGGTCCGGTTCCGGTCGCGGAACAGTCCGAGCGGGAGCATGGGATGCGCACGGCGTGTCTGCAGCCCGACGAAAAGGGCCATCAGGACCGCCGAGACGAAGAAGGCGCCCAGAGTGGTGCCATCGCCCCACCCATGCTCGCCTCCATGCGTGATGCCGTACGCGAGCGCGCCCATTGCCCCGGCGCCGCTGACCGCGTCCACGGAGTGGAGCTGGCCGGCGCCACGCTGCCCCTCCACCAGGAGCCGGGTGCCAGCCAGGACGGCCAAGCCGATGGGGACGTTGATCCAGAAAACCCAACGCCAGCTGAGCAGACCCGTCAGGACCCCGCCCAGCAGGACACCGACCGTCATTCCCACCGCGGACATGGCCGCATAGACCGCCATCGCGGAATTCCGCGGCTTTCCGACTGGGAAGGTGGTCGCGATCAAGGCCAGCACGTTTG
The nucleotide sequence above comes from Longimicrobium sp.. Encoded proteins:
- a CDS encoding nucleotidyl transferase AbiEii/AbiGii toxin family protein, producing MKKPVRPPVSERTLTKYVIAYARETGADVARVRRGISFMAIAGALRQTPRDSGDAPAFVLKGGVALELRLRDRARATKDLDVILNRHQGELLEELEDSLARSYEGFTFRRKGEELRMKNGAVRVKVQVSFHGREWGTLEVDVARNEGETEVDLLPGLPLLDDFGITGPEEVECLSLRHHIAQKFHAMSKPAPAGRRNDRFRDLVDLLLMRALVTNYAALREACEEVFARRATHEWPPVIVPPAEWREPFARMAAENELPIRDFDAAVVEIRRFVEEVSSATAE
- a CDS encoding TonB-dependent receptor, which codes for MRFVGLACLASMTVADAWAQSGDAARRDSAVHRVPEIRVVATRPVTTVGGSSAIEVRVDSLALPVAPTVAEMFREIPMLHVRTNSRGEAEISARGSESRQVAVLVDGVPLNLAWDARTDVSVLPAASVQEISFVRGLSSMLYGSNVLGGVVEVDVGRSSLQPGSPSLRVASGIDHVGGYGGSAAVSLPGTARGGAWLLRAGGAFRDSPGQPLARGVVEPVPTDGLRLNTDVRDRNGFLSVRYQGDGGAWMAFSGSALRAERGIAAELGVEDARFWRYPRVSRSLAVASAGTGNRASPLGGFGDVEMSIGVDAGRTDIDAYPSREYGEPNGFEDGKDRTLTLRLLAGQSVGSRGELRGAFTLVEVRHDELLPGEEARYRQRLLSIGGENQWRLVGSASTPHSLRLSVGGAFDVAETPESGGREPRQDRLEEWGARIGLSAALNRGNTLLHAGASRRGRFPSLRELYSGALNRFQPNPNLRPEKLVALESGVTTRIGAGEIQAVVFRHQLDDAVVRITLPDRKFLRVNRNRLTSQGVELLATQQLGSVALAGDLTIQSVDLTDTAAGATHRPENLPELFGHAEARFPLALGLRATAEADYTGDQFCIHPGTGDDARLNAGTQINLSLSKTWALRATSWLRRLEARVAADNVGDATRYDQCGLPQPGRLIRFQIQLF
- a CDS encoding DUF4105 domain-containing protein, giving the protein MHLPSARWAIAAAILVVALAAWSRVRPSNTRDWTPDNARLAWAELKGDSVVVHNVRNARYRTESDYTVAWEDRAYDLRRLRTAWYAVEPFEDDWRGPAHTFVSFGFDDGQFLAASVEIRKEKGETFSPLKGLLKRYELIYVLADERDVVTVRTSHRRDQVYLYPVRATPAQVRAMLEDVLRRATELRERPEFYNTLTSNCTSNLVRHVNRIAPRRVPWSPRTLLPGYSDALAYDLGLIDTDLPFAQARERFHINERALKHAEDPAFSLRIREHGQ
- a CDS encoding MFS transporter, which produces MSSAVSIQNQQTGAAPEGRGLGLSLLVIATAQLMLVLDDTVANIALPSIQRDLNVPAATLPWIISAYVLAFGALLLFGGRAGDLYGRRRVLRLGLGIFTLASLLGGMGMSAAALIGFRALQGVGAALIAPNVLALIATTFPVGKPRNSAMAVYAAMSAVGMTVGVLLGGVLTGLLSWRWVFWINVPIGLAVLAGTRLLVEGQRGAGQLHSVDAVSGAGAMGALAYGITHGGEHGWGDGTTLGAFFVSAVLMALFVGLQTRRAHPMLPLGLFRDRNRTGSYTTVLFIGGGLMATFYLMTQFIQEILNFSPVMAGLASLPVSVGIVLAAGISSKLLERLAPRAVSVPGLLIAAGAMLWLSRLTPGSSYGGHVLPGLFLTYFGLGMGFMPLTLTSVHRVEAERAGVAAAMLNTAQQIGAALGVAVLGTISNLAANSRLSGAARILQERGTDAAIVARANEAVTHGYATAFLAGTGMLVIAALVVGTTVTTRRAEAAPGVAAAH